Proteins encoded in a region of the Hemiscyllium ocellatum isolate sHemOce1 chromosome 10, sHemOce1.pat.X.cur, whole genome shotgun sequence genome:
- the lamp5 gene encoding lysosome-associated membrane glycoprotein 5, with translation METSKRHHPQLSPALHLLAFILNVLPGVCAEQETENLSGLSTDPYKDIFVVRENGTTCLMAEFAAKFNIAYDARASNYVDLITEQADISIPRGAGVRGKCGNNESELQISWLDDTYSFKLFFVKEIRNVSTRQDSYWKISKMQFVYDSSDTAHFKDAANAGKHTATSRRLSLFVTPLGKSYKCEAQETISVISSDHQKVVAILLSQIHIQPFGLKRDFIFSEASKCVVDQQEQLEETLPLILGLTLGLLIVVILSVYHIHHKLTAPSQVQIPRDRSEYKHM, from the exons atggaaacaagcaaGAGGCATCATCCTCAGCTCAGCCCAGCACTGCATCTGCTCGCCTTCATCCTCA ATGTCCTTCCTGGGGTCTGTGCGGAACAGGAGACGGAGAATCTCTCAGGACTTTCCACTGATCCTTACAAAGACATTTTTGTAGTTCGGGAGAACGGAACAACGTGTCTGATGGCAGAATTTGCAGCAAAATTTAACATCGCCTACGACGCAAGAGCTAGTAACTATGTAGAC CTCATTACAGAACAAGCTGACATCTCGATTCCACGTGGAGCAGGCGTGAGGGGAAAATGCGGAAATAACGAATCTGAGCTGCAGATTTCTTGGCTGGACGACACCTACAGTTTTAAGCTGTTTTTTGTGAAG GAAATCCGCAACGTTTCGACGAGGCAAGACAGTTACTGGAAGATCAGCAAGATGCAGTTCGTTTACGATTCGTCTGACACCGCTCACTTTAAGGACGCGGCCAATG CCGGGAAGCACACCGCCACTTCTCGCCGTTTGTCCCTCTTCGTGACTCCTCTGGGCAAGTCTTACAAGTGTGAGGCGCAGGAGACCATCTCTGTCATCTCCAGTGACCACCAGAAGGTGGTGGCTATCCTGCTCTCTCAGATCCACATCCAACCGTTCGGTCTCAAGCGAGACTTCATCTTTAGCGAAG CTTCCAAGTGTGTGGTGGATCAACAAGAACAGCTGGAAGAGACTCTGCCCCTTATACTGGGGCTGACCCTGGGACTCCTCATCGTGGTCATCCTGTCTGTCTATCACATCCACCACAAGCTGACGGCCCCCAGTCAAGTGCAGATCCCCAGGGACAGGTCGGAGTACAAACACATGTAA